In Enterobacter cloacae, the following are encoded in one genomic region:
- a CDS encoding DUF1127 domain-containing protein, producing the protein MEFYENRSKRPFIAFVWIWKTVRQWYLINRTRRILSQMSDEQLRDVGLSRHDV; encoded by the coding sequence ATGGAATTCTATGAGAATCGTTCAAAACGTCCGTTTATCGCGTTTGTCTGGATCTGGAAAACGGTGAGACAGTGGTATCTGATCAACCGTACCCGCAGGATTTTAAGCCAGATGAGCGACGAGCAGCTCAGGGATGTCGGGCTGTCGCGACATGATGTGTAA
- a CDS encoding GntR family transcriptional regulator: MKPGYHEIYTRYRDNITRGVLKPGDKVPAIRVLAEELKVARKTVETAYAILTGEGYLVSQGARGTRVNPDLLLPVRNVPAEQATGTLPASLISQRERAGFLRPGIPSLDSFPYKKWLLLSGQATRSMRQEEMLNPPVLGWYPLRQAIARYLNISRGLSCTAEQVLITSGYSGSLRLILDTLASRSDKVVFEDPGYFMGQQLLKRIVPRLHTVPVDHSGMDTEYLLRHHRDARFAIVTPSHQSPLAVTLSLPRKQQLLDWASQNEAWIIEDDYDGEFHYTRKVLPSLKSLDQHDRVIFMGTFSKTIMPSLRMGYVVMPTSTVDAFTDCADIVTSGQPVLTQKILTAFLNEGHFFRHLKKMRALYQTRRDWMIAALKAVYGDLFFTGQNDGGMHIVAFLAKGSCDREIARCWQAQQLQVNALSEWYRGSGKRYGLVMGYNNVRSYEEALALLERPKQHTLELLL; the protein is encoded by the coding sequence ATGAAACCCGGCTATCACGAGATTTATACCCGCTATCGCGACAACATTACGCGCGGCGTGCTGAAGCCTGGCGACAAGGTGCCCGCCATTCGCGTCCTGGCGGAAGAGCTGAAGGTAGCACGCAAAACTGTCGAAACGGCGTATGCCATCCTGACGGGCGAAGGGTATCTGGTGAGCCAGGGCGCGCGCGGTACGCGGGTGAACCCGGATCTCCTGTTACCTGTCCGGAACGTGCCCGCAGAACAGGCGACCGGCACGCTGCCGGCATCGCTTATCAGCCAGCGTGAACGGGCCGGTTTTTTGCGCCCGGGGATCCCGTCTCTCGACAGTTTTCCCTATAAAAAATGGCTGCTGCTTTCAGGCCAGGCAACGCGCTCTATGCGCCAGGAGGAGATGCTCAACCCGCCGGTGCTGGGCTGGTATCCGCTGCGCCAGGCCATCGCCCGCTATCTGAACATCTCGCGCGGGCTGTCCTGCACCGCCGAACAGGTGCTGATCACCAGCGGCTACAGCGGCAGCCTGCGCCTGATCCTCGACACCCTCGCCAGCCGTAGCGACAAAGTCGTGTTTGAAGATCCGGGTTATTTTATGGGACAACAGCTGCTCAAACGGATTGTGCCCCGGCTGCACACCGTGCCCGTCGATCATTCGGGTATGGATACGGAGTACCTGCTTCGCCACCACCGCGATGCCCGTTTTGCTATCGTCACGCCCTCGCACCAAAGCCCGCTCGCGGTTACGCTCTCCCTGCCGCGCAAACAGCAGCTTCTCGACTGGGCAAGCCAGAACGAGGCGTGGATCATTGAGGATGATTACGACGGCGAATTTCACTACACCCGCAAGGTGCTGCCGTCGCTGAAAAGCCTCGACCAGCATGACCGGGTGATCTTTATGGGCACCTTCAGCAAAACCATTATGCCGTCACTGCGTATGGGCTACGTGGTGATGCCCACCAGCACAGTGGACGCTTTTACCGACTGCGCGGATATCGTCACCAGCGGCCAGCCGGTGCTGACGCAAAAGATCCTCACCGCTTTTCTCAACGAGGGCCATTTTTTCCGTCATCTCAAGAAGATGCGTGCCCTGTACCAGACCCGCCGTGACTGGATGATCGCCGCGCTCAAAGCGGTATATGGCGACCTGTTCTTTACCGGGCAGAACGACGGCGGGATGCATATCGTGGCGTTTCTGGCGAAAGGCAGTTGCGACAGGGAGATCGCACGTTGCTGGCAAGCGCAGCAGTTACAGGTGAATGCACTCTCCGAGTGGTATCGCGGGTCAGGCAAACGCTACGGGCTGGTGATGGGGTATAACAACGTGCGGAGCTATGAGGAGGCGCTGGCGTTACTGGAAAGGCCGAAACAACACACGCTGGAATTACTACTCTGA
- a CDS encoding alkyl hydroperoxide reductase AhpD — protein MSTRVNHHKATPALAKALSDLSMEVAKTSIDPALKHLIDIRVSQLNGCTFCLDMHSKEAKIAGERELRLYHLAAWRESPLFSAREKAALAFTEALTQIGVHGVSDALYRSVAEHFSDVEISELNFAIVAINAWNRLGITSRMEPGSLDAAYGLNKANLE, from the coding sequence ATGAGCACTCGCGTCAATCACCATAAAGCCACACCAGCCCTCGCCAAAGCGCTGTCCGACCTGAGCATGGAAGTGGCGAAAACCTCCATCGACCCGGCACTGAAGCACCTGATCGACATCCGCGTTTCGCAGCTGAATGGCTGTACTTTCTGCCTGGATATGCACTCGAAAGAGGCCAAAATTGCCGGGGAGCGTGAGCTGCGTTTGTACCATCTGGCGGCATGGCGTGAGTCCCCGCTGTTCAGCGCTCGTGAGAAAGCGGCACTGGCGTTCACCGAAGCGCTGACGCAAATCGGCGTTCACGGCGTGAGCGATGCACTGTACCGCAGCGTGGCGGAGCATTTCTCGGACGTGGAGATTTCAGAGCTGAACTTCGCCATCGTGGCAATCAACGCCTGGAACCGTCTGGGTATCACTTCCCGCATGGAGCCTGGCTCGCTGGATGCGGCTTACGGGCTGAATAAGGCTAATCTGGAGTAA
- a CDS encoding antibiotic biosynthesis monooxygenase, whose product MIAVLFEAKVEPACQARYLQLAAELKPLLAEIDGFIDIERFQSLTNDGKILSLSWWRDEEAIRNWKQNVFHQAAQAEGRESIFSDYRIRIAQMVREYSFETGGHANV is encoded by the coding sequence ATGATCGCAGTCCTTTTCGAAGCTAAAGTTGAACCTGCCTGCCAGGCTCGCTACCTGCAACTTGCCGCAGAGCTTAAGCCTTTGCTGGCGGAAATTGACGGGTTTATCGATATTGAACGATTCCAGAGCCTGACGAACGACGGCAAGATCCTCTCCCTCTCCTGGTGGCGGGACGAAGAGGCTATCCGCAACTGGAAGCAGAACGTCTTTCACCAGGCCGCACAGGCTGAGGGGCGAGAGTCGATTTTTAGCGACTACCGCATACGCATCGCGCAGATGGTGCGGGAATATTCTTTCGAAACAGGAGGTCACGCGAATGTATGA
- a CDS encoding amino acid-binding protein codes for MYDVHVIFNDVPGELARFGQLLGRSGVGLEGGGVFGVEAHFLVEEGEKAGRILLEAGFEVRSVRRPIIRKLKQERPGELGEIAAVLAGQGVSILTQYSDHANQLILLTDNDKLAAEITEPWAVDVKNELTSR; via the coding sequence ATGTATGACGTTCATGTGATTTTCAATGATGTGCCAGGCGAACTGGCGCGATTCGGCCAGTTGCTGGGACGCAGCGGCGTGGGGCTGGAAGGCGGTGGTGTATTTGGCGTTGAGGCACATTTCCTGGTGGAAGAGGGGGAAAAAGCAGGACGCATTCTGCTTGAGGCCGGGTTTGAGGTGCGTTCGGTGCGCAGGCCGATAATCCGCAAGCTTAAACAGGAGCGCCCCGGCGAGCTGGGTGAGATTGCGGCGGTGCTGGCCGGGCAGGGAGTCTCTATCCTTACTCAATACAGCGACCATGCAAATCAGCTTATCCTGCTGACGGATAATGATAAGCTGGCCGCAGAGATCACTGAACCGTGGGCTGTCGATGTTAAAAACGAGCTTACCTCCCGATAA
- a CDS encoding transcriptional regulator: MLKTSLPPDNHAGLEQAIAAVAAAMADASRVKMLCALMDGRAWTATELSAVADVAPSTASGHLARLVEGKLIACLAQGRHRYYRLAGHDVAVLVEQMMGLSWNRITPPETTAPKAMRDARTCYDHLAGAVAVQIYDDMQAEGWLEEDGSALTLYGREQFLQLGISLSAHSRRKACCACLDWSERRFHLGGEAGAALLIHLESKGWIQRVVGFREVMVTASGRSAVKKHFSR; the protein is encoded by the coding sequence ATGTTAAAAACGAGCTTACCTCCCGATAATCATGCGGGACTGGAGCAGGCCATTGCGGCGGTCGCTGCGGCGATGGCCGATGCGTCGCGCGTGAAAATGCTCTGCGCGTTAATGGACGGACGGGCGTGGACCGCCACCGAGCTGAGCGCGGTGGCGGATGTGGCTCCTTCGACTGCCAGTGGGCACCTCGCCCGGCTGGTGGAGGGGAAGTTGATCGCCTGTCTTGCACAGGGGCGGCATCGTTACTATCGCCTGGCGGGGCACGATGTGGCGGTGCTGGTTGAGCAGATGATGGGACTCTCCTGGAACCGTATTACTCCGCCGGAAACCACCGCGCCGAAAGCGATGCGTGATGCACGAACCTGCTATGACCATCTGGCGGGCGCGGTTGCTGTACAGATTTACGATGATATGCAGGCGGAGGGCTGGCTGGAGGAGGACGGTTCGGCACTGACCCTGTATGGTCGCGAGCAGTTTCTGCAGCTCGGCATTTCCCTGAGTGCACATTCGCGCCGTAAGGCCTGCTGCGCCTGTCTCGACTGGAGTGAACGGCGGTTTCACCTTGGCGGTGAGGCAGGTGCGGCGTTACTGATTCATCTTGAAAGCAAAGGGTGGATCCAGCGGGTGGTGGGGTTTCGGGAGGTGATGGTGACCGCTTCCGGCAGGAGTGCCGTTAAGAAGCATTTTAGTCGCTAA
- a CDS encoding MarR family transcriptional regulator, whose product MSEDELFSRRPMGMQMAMIVRQWRAVIDDAILDTGLTQSSWTVMVQLQQLGDNVSVSELAEVQGIELPPLMRTLTLLETRGYLLRTVSPYDKRIRLLTLTPEGNAILQRLTRVIETYQARVSHNIAPEQMAAFSATLQQFACNLRTIREEDNKTEK is encoded by the coding sequence ATGAGTGAAGACGAACTGTTTAGCCGCAGGCCGATGGGTATGCAGATGGCGATGATCGTGCGCCAGTGGCGTGCTGTTATCGACGATGCCATTCTCGATACCGGGTTGACCCAGTCGAGCTGGACGGTGATGGTTCAGCTGCAACAACTCGGGGATAACGTCTCGGTGAGCGAGCTGGCGGAAGTGCAGGGCATTGAACTGCCGCCGCTGATGCGCACCCTCACACTGCTGGAGACGCGGGGCTACCTGCTACGCACCGTATCGCCCTATGACAAACGCATCCGGCTGTTGACACTGACGCCTGAAGGTAACGCCATCCTGCAACGGCTTACCCGGGTGATTGAGACATATCAGGCGCGTGTATCGCACAATATCGCGCCGGAACAGATGGCGGCTTTTAGCGCCACATTACAACAATTTGCCTGCAATTTGCGGACTATCCGCGAAGAAGATAACAAGACCGAAAAATAA
- a CDS encoding hemolysin secretion protein D has translation MTPEQKFARWVRVSIASFLLMFVYFIVADIWIPLTPDSTVMRVVTPVSARVSGYVAAVHVHNNSLVKKGDLLFELDDTPFRNKVEAAQIALAQARLANAQLDAQITAAQASLQTALLTARNDKVTFDRYQKLSTLQNVSQADLDKVRTTWQSSEQSVSSIQANIHNLRIQRGERDEHRNVTLQKYRNALDEAGLNLGWTKVYAQADGTVSNLQLSPGFYASSGSASLALVNNQTDIVADFREKSLRHTREGTDAAVVFDAFPGQVFHAHVTSSDAGILAGQEAVNGELSEPETSSRWVRDAQRMRIHVAVDEALPKHLPTGARATVQLYNSEGAFARFFSGMQIHLVSLLHYVY, from the coding sequence ATGACTCCTGAACAAAAGTTTGCCCGCTGGGTAAGGGTGAGTATTGCCTCTTTCCTGCTGATGTTTGTTTACTTTATCGTCGCGGATATCTGGATCCCGCTGACGCCGGACTCCACCGTGATGCGCGTGGTGACACCGGTATCGGCGCGCGTCTCCGGCTATGTCGCGGCAGTCCATGTGCACAACAACAGCCTGGTGAAGAAAGGCGATCTGCTGTTTGAGCTGGATGACACGCCGTTTCGCAACAAGGTTGAAGCGGCACAAATTGCGCTGGCGCAGGCGCGTCTTGCCAATGCCCAACTGGATGCACAAATTACCGCCGCACAGGCCAGCCTGCAAACGGCGCTACTGACGGCGCGTAACGATAAAGTGACCTTTGACCGCTACCAGAAGCTGAGCACCCTGCAAAACGTCTCGCAGGCGGATCTGGATAAAGTTCGCACCACATGGCAGAGCAGCGAGCAGTCCGTCAGCTCGATTCAGGCGAACATTCATAACCTGCGTATCCAGCGCGGCGAGCGGGATGAACACCGCAACGTTACGCTGCAAAAATACCGTAATGCGCTGGATGAAGCCGGGCTGAACCTCGGCTGGACGAAGGTCTACGCGCAAGCGGACGGTACGGTCAGTAACCTGCAGCTCAGTCCTGGATTTTACGCCTCCTCCGGTTCGGCCTCGCTGGCGCTGGTGAACAACCAGACCGATATTGTGGCAGATTTTCGTGAGAAGAGTCTGCGCCATACCCGCGAGGGGACCGATGCCGCCGTGGTGTTTGATGCCTTCCCGGGGCAGGTGTTCCACGCCCATGTGACCAGCAGCGACGCGGGGATCCTCGCAGGGCAGGAGGCCGTTAACGGTGAACTGTCTGAACCAGAAACCTCCAGCCGCTGGGTGCGTGATGCTCAGCGCATGCGTATTCACGTGGCGGTGGATGAGGCGCTGCCGAAACACCTGCCAACAGGCGCACGTGCCACCGTGCAGCTCTACAACAGCGAAGGGGCGTTTGCGCGCTTTTTCTCCGGGATGCAAATCCATCTGGTGAGCCTGCTGCATTATGTCTATTAG
- a CDS encoding 1,4-alpha-glucan-branching protein, translated as MSISTLARVFTPHGNIVYTANDFRQTLRIVFAGMIALSISSFYNTRYGVFYVVYPIMLLSLVPVFNRHVAKQFIFSALLNCVEMVMIIGYLSQWPLIMTLVVFALYVMRFRFMSKGPLFLFGSMGVVCQSVMLNFMSYPTTHWHTLLFSNLEASVMAVCLSALMNYLLPDVEPRNPPPLIEKDDARVRHESLLSGTVATLIFVVFQLSDLSDSLSALMAGILILFPMHYRGAVISSIWRVVGVVLGCLYILVVQLILYDHSSHMLLMMPLIGMGLAFGARLHVMEKVGAGVGFASITTIGIMFGQNMHPDSDLVFSDLYRITSVTFALVATLTMVFLVHLILNRFEATRYVIRNT; from the coding sequence ATGTCTATTAGCACTCTGGCGCGGGTGTTTACCCCGCACGGCAACATCGTCTACACGGCAAACGACTTTCGCCAGACCCTGCGCATCGTCTTTGCCGGGATGATTGCGCTCAGCATCTCGAGTTTTTACAACACCCGCTACGGCGTGTTTTATGTGGTGTACCCCATCATGCTGTTGTCGCTGGTACCGGTGTTTAATCGCCATGTAGCGAAGCAGTTTATCTTCAGTGCATTGCTGAACTGCGTCGAAATGGTGATGATCATCGGCTATCTGTCGCAATGGCCACTGATCATGACGCTGGTGGTATTTGCCCTGTACGTGATGCGTTTTCGCTTTATGAGCAAGGGGCCGCTGTTCCTGTTCGGTTCGATGGGCGTGGTGTGCCAGAGCGTGATGCTCAACTTTATGAGTTACCCCACTACTCACTGGCACACGTTGCTGTTTTCCAACCTCGAAGCGAGCGTGATGGCCGTGTGCCTGAGCGCGCTGATGAACTACCTGCTGCCGGACGTTGAGCCGCGCAACCCGCCGCCGCTGATAGAGAAAGATGACGCCCGCGTACGCCATGAGTCATTGCTCTCCGGCACCGTCGCCACGCTGATTTTTGTGGTCTTCCAGCTCAGCGATTTGAGCGACTCTCTTTCAGCACTGATGGCGGGGATTTTGATCCTGTTCCCGATGCACTACCGTGGCGCGGTAATCAGCTCGATCTGGCGCGTGGTTGGCGTGGTGCTGGGCTGCCTGTATATTCTTGTTGTGCAGCTCATCCTCTACGATCACAGCAGCCACATGTTGCTGATGATGCCGCTTATCGGCATGGGGCTGGCGTTTGGCGCACGCTTACACGTGATGGAGAAGGTTGGGGCAGGCGTGGGTTTTGCCAGCATTACCACCATCGGCATTATGTTCGGGCAGAACATGCACCCGGACAGCGATCTGGTGTTCAGCGATCTGTACCGCATCACCTCCGTGACCTTTGCGCTGGTGGCGACGCTGACGATGGTCTTTCTGGTGCATTTGATCCTCAATCGCTTTGAGGCGACGCGCTACGTGATCCGTAACACGTGA
- a CDS encoding glycosyl hydrolase, giving the protein MNNEPLMNTLERVVRGFCRLKNLDEVGAGDGFAIHFEEWEWEVGVGLYGYWRFADFRNDTALQRAILAWYDAQIGKGLTEVQINTTAPMIALTLVAGHHQRQDLLAVVNDWADALLRELPKTEEGGFQHVVKEQPNTGQLWDDTLFMTCLFLGVAGVVLERRQLIDEAGYQFLLHTRYLSDPVSGLWYHGWTFIDKHHFAGVFWARGNAWITVAIPEFIELMGEHLDVSVRRYLSQVVARQVRALCELQAENGMWHTVLDDPLSPQESSATAGIAYGMLRGVRMGILNDDVRAHALRACDAVMARIDDDGLVLEASRGTMLGWDIQYYCDIAVAPVPYAQALTMLLLLEMQHHRER; this is encoded by the coding sequence ATGAACAACGAGCCGCTAATGAACACCCTGGAGCGCGTGGTACGTGGTTTTTGTCGCCTGAAAAATCTCGATGAAGTGGGCGCGGGGGACGGATTTGCCATTCATTTCGAGGAGTGGGAATGGGAGGTGGGCGTGGGGCTGTACGGTTACTGGCGCTTTGCTGATTTCCGCAACGATACGGCGCTACAACGTGCCATTCTCGCGTGGTATGACGCGCAGATTGGCAAAGGTCTGACGGAGGTGCAGATCAATACCACTGCGCCGATGATCGCGCTGACGCTGGTGGCCGGGCACCATCAGCGTCAGGATCTGCTCGCCGTGGTCAACGACTGGGCCGATGCGTTGCTGCGTGAGCTACCGAAAACCGAAGAGGGCGGTTTCCAGCATGTGGTGAAGGAGCAGCCCAACACCGGGCAACTGTGGGACGATACGCTGTTTATGACGTGTCTGTTCCTCGGCGTGGCGGGGGTTGTGCTTGAACGCCGGCAGCTCATCGACGAAGCGGGATACCAGTTTTTGCTGCACACCCGCTACCTGAGCGACCCCGTCAGCGGTCTGTGGTATCACGGCTGGACGTTTATCGATAAGCACCATTTTGCTGGCGTATTCTGGGCGCGCGGGAACGCGTGGATCACCGTTGCCATACCTGAATTTATTGAACTGATGGGTGAGCATCTTGACGTGAGCGTACGCCGTTATCTGTCGCAGGTTGTGGCGCGCCAGGTGCGCGCGCTGTGCGAACTGCAGGCGGAGAACGGCATGTGGCACACGGTGCTCGACGACCCGTTGTCTCCGCAGGAATCTTCAGCAACAGCCGGTATTGCTTATGGAATGCTGCGCGGTGTGCGTATGGGGATCCTGAACGATGACGTGAGAGCACATGCTCTGCGCGCCTGCGACGCCGTGATGGCGCGTATCGACGACGACGGGCTGGTGCTTGAGGCGTCGCGCGGTACCATGCTCGGCTGGGATATCCAGTATTACTGCGATATCGCGGTTGCACCCGTGCCTTATGCACAGGCGCTGACCATGCTGCTGCTACTGGAGATGCAGCACCATCGGGAGCGGTAA
- a CDS encoding DNA helicase, with product MGRHIGSCGPLNRSFLSSCSEKITAGEKRLARLLEGGLSDLCTCWYDTRMGEKQNHPDFVILTPDKGLLFIEVKDWYITKIKSANKTHIHYETRNGVEPLKNPLEQVRQYTFHTIDSLKKDPLLRQQEGDYQGGFIMPYGYGVYFSNITRAQLEKSFLPDELNEILPTSQVICKDELTEFMTREQISARLESLLKHNFVHHTTPQQLDRIRWHLYPDVRINTSVTQGVLDNFTFHTPDIVCMMDRNQEQLARSMGAGHRVIHGVAGSGKTLILHHRCIELANNIENTKPILVICYNITLAKKLKAQLEQHTLRLPVEVIHFHAWCYQQLNAHHRIPPNNKNFIELMENALTVAFEEGIIKPEQYSAVLIDEGHDFKPEWLRILARMPDNKDNSLLFLYDDAQSIYQKKKALDFTLSSVDIKALGRTTILNTNYRNTRQILHFASSIAFNYLNNHIEEALKYQQPDAGGLSGNYPALASFDNQDQEITHVLDWVTEQRQQGVAWSEIAILCPSTYSLSGMLGPRLSARNIPYQMIVTSDDKKHWSPQNDFLCVMPLPSSKGLEFHSVAIMDAAKERDEEDLSDDIKRLYVGFTRARQNLLVTMHGTGSLRDHLVDTYEHSAKAI from the coding sequence TTGGGGCGTCATATCGGGAGCTGCGGACCACTTAATCGCAGCTTCCTTAGTAGTTGTAGCGAGAAAATCACGGCCGGCGAGAAAAGACTGGCAAGGCTTCTTGAAGGGGGGCTCAGCGATTTGTGCACATGCTGGTATGATACCCGAATGGGGGAAAAGCAAAATCACCCAGATTTTGTGATATTGACCCCAGACAAAGGCTTGTTATTCATTGAGGTCAAAGACTGGTATATCACAAAAATAAAATCTGCCAACAAAACGCATATTCATTACGAAACCAGGAACGGCGTTGAGCCGTTGAAAAACCCACTCGAACAGGTTCGTCAATATACCTTTCACACCATTGACAGCCTGAAAAAAGATCCTCTGCTTCGCCAACAAGAAGGGGATTATCAGGGAGGTTTTATTATGCCGTATGGATATGGTGTTTATTTTAGCAACATCACCCGAGCCCAGCTTGAAAAGAGTTTTCTACCCGACGAACTAAATGAAATATTGCCCACCAGCCAGGTAATTTGTAAAGATGAGCTCACTGAATTTATGACCAGGGAACAAATCTCTGCCCGGCTCGAATCCCTTCTCAAGCATAACTTCGTTCATCACACAACACCGCAACAGCTTGATCGCATCCGATGGCATCTTTATCCCGATGTACGCATTAACACGTCTGTTACGCAGGGTGTTCTGGATAATTTTACGTTCCATACCCCTGATATAGTTTGCATGATGGACAGGAACCAGGAACAACTCGCCAGAAGCATGGGAGCGGGACACCGGGTTATTCACGGCGTGGCAGGATCCGGCAAAACGCTCATTTTGCACCACCGCTGTATTGAACTTGCCAACAATATTGAAAACACCAAACCGATTCTGGTGATTTGCTACAACATCACGCTGGCCAAAAAACTCAAAGCGCAACTCGAGCAGCACACCCTCAGACTCCCCGTCGAAGTCATCCATTTTCATGCCTGGTGTTATCAGCAATTAAACGCGCATCATCGTATTCCACCAAATAACAAAAACTTTATTGAGCTGATGGAAAATGCACTGACGGTGGCATTTGAAGAGGGGATTATAAAACCGGAGCAATACAGCGCCGTTCTAATCGACGAAGGACACGATTTCAAGCCAGAGTGGTTGAGAATACTCGCCCGTATGCCGGACAACAAAGATAATTCGCTTCTTTTCCTCTACGATGACGCCCAGTCTATCTACCAGAAGAAAAAAGCGCTCGACTTCACACTCTCCAGTGTCGATATCAAGGCCCTCGGCCGCACGACCATCCTGAACACCAATTATCGTAATACCCGGCAAATACTCCATTTCGCCAGCAGCATTGCATTTAATTACCTCAATAATCACATTGAAGAGGCGCTCAAATACCAGCAACCTGATGCCGGAGGATTGTCAGGTAATTACCCGGCACTGGCCAGCTTTGATAATCAGGACCAGGAGATTACTCACGTGCTCGATTGGGTGACAGAGCAGCGGCAGCAAGGTGTTGCATGGTCAGAGATCGCCATACTGTGCCCTTCAACATACAGCCTCTCGGGTATGCTGGGGCCACGTCTCTCGGCACGTAACATCCCTTACCAGATGATTGTCACCAGCGATGATAAAAAGCACTGGTCGCCGCAAAATGATTTCCTTTGCGTGATGCCGTTACCAAGCAGTAAAGGGCTTGAATTCCACTCGGTCGCTATTATGGATGCCGCAAAGGAAAGGGACGAGGAGGATCTGAGTGACGATATCAAGCGCCTGTATGTCGGATTTACCCGCGCGCGCCAGAATCTTCTGGTGACAATGCACGGAACCGGAAGCCTGCGCGATCATCTTGTCGATACCTACGAGCATAGCGCGAAGGCAATTTAG
- a CDS encoding IS5 family transposase, with protein MSQQLTFADSEFSSKRRQTRKEVFLGRMDDLLPWDKLLGVIEPVYPKAGNGRRPYPLETMLRIHCMQQWYNLSDEAMEDALYEIASMRQFARLSLDKAIPDRTTIMNFRHLLEQHELARKIFSTVNHWLAECGVLMTQGTLVDATIIQAPSSTKNKHNSRDEDMHQTKKGNQWYFGMKAHIGVDAKSGLTHSLVTTAANEHDLNQVGKLLHGDEEFISADAGYQGAEKRDELSDVSADWLIAKRPGKVNALKQHPRKNKLAIRYEYLKASIRAKVEHPFRIVKCQFGFVKARYKGLAKNDSQLAMLFTLANLVRVDQLIRAQARST; from the coding sequence ATGAGCCAGCAACTGACTTTTGCCGACAGTGAGTTTTCCAGTAAACGCCGCCAGACCCGCAAAGAAGTTTTCCTTGGCAGAATGGATGACTTGCTTCCCTGGGACAAATTACTTGGCGTTATCGAGCCTGTGTATCCCAAGGCCGGTAATGGTCGCAGGCCCTATCCGCTGGAAACCATGCTGCGTATTCACTGCATGCAGCAATGGTACAACCTGAGCGATGAGGCCATGGAAGATGCCCTCTATGAAATCGCCTCCATGCGCCAATTTGCTCGCCTGTCACTGGATAAAGCCATTCCAGACCGCACTACCATCATGAATTTCCGGCATTTGCTGGAGCAGCATGAACTGGCCCGCAAAATCTTCAGTACCGTTAATCACTGGCTAGCAGAGTGTGGCGTTCTAATGACCCAGGGCACCTTGGTGGATGCCACCATCATTCAAGCCCCCAGCTCTACCAAAAACAAACACAACAGCCGTGATGAAGACATGCACCAGACCAAGAAAGGTAACCAGTGGTACTTCGGCATGAAAGCGCACATTGGCGTGGACGCCAAAAGTGGCCTGACCCACAGTCTGGTGACCACGGCGGCTAACGAGCACGACCTCAATCAGGTTGGCAAGTTACTGCATGGCGATGAAGAATTTATCTCAGCCGATGCTGGTTATCAGGGGGCCGAAAAGCGCGATGAGCTCAGCGATGTCAGCGCAGACTGGCTTATCGCCAAGCGTCCCGGCAAAGTGAATGCATTGAAGCAACACCCGCGCAAGAACAAGCTGGCCATCCGTTACGAATACCTGAAAGCGAGTATCCGAGCGAAGGTTGAGCATCCATTTCGGATAGTAAAATGTCAGTTTGGTTTCGTCAAAGCCAGGTACAAGGGGCTGGCTAAAAATGACAGTCAACTGGCGATGTTATTCACCCTGGCGAACCTGGTTCGAGTTGACCAATTGATACGGGCACAGGCGAGATCTACCTGA